Proteins encoded together in one Fibrobacter sp. UWP2 window:
- the fmt gene encoding methionyl-tRNA formyltransferase produces the protein MKIVFMGTPEFAAHFLEHLIACPDKEVLAVVTQPDRPAGRGRVLTPPPVKVTALNHNLPVLQPLDLKAPEFEEDLRKYNADLFVVVAYSILPKNILGVAKFGAVNVHGSLLPKYRGAAPVQRAIADGLKETGVTVFRLDEKMDHGPILAQRTVEIAHQDTTVSLLDKMVAPGTEALDDAIAQLENGCEKDLTQDHAQASGAPKLKKEEGNIDFNMPAQVIHDRIRAFNPWPGGYSKFGGRTVYLRKTDVVGVGDCKLASGVSANLPVGAVAFKENRFFVGTGDGILEVVEIQAEGKKSMPVADFMRGIQKREGLVFC, from the coding sequence ATGAAGATTGTATTTATGGGAACGCCGGAATTTGCGGCGCATTTTTTGGAACACCTCATTGCGTGTCCCGATAAGGAAGTCCTTGCTGTTGTTACCCAACCCGACAGACCCGCGGGCAGGGGACGCGTGCTCACGCCGCCGCCGGTGAAGGTGACCGCCCTCAATCACAATTTGCCTGTGTTGCAACCGCTCGATTTGAAGGCTCCCGAATTTGAAGAAGACCTCCGCAAGTATAATGCCGATTTGTTTGTGGTGGTGGCGTATTCCATTTTGCCCAAGAACATCTTGGGCGTGGCGAAGTTCGGTGCCGTTAACGTTCACGGAAGCCTGCTCCCCAAGTACCGCGGTGCCGCCCCGGTGCAGCGTGCCATTGCCGACGGCCTTAAAGAAACGGGAGTGACGGTTTTTCGCCTCGACGAAAAGATGGACCATGGCCCGATTCTTGCGCAGCGTACTGTTGAGATTGCCCATCAAGATACAACGGTAAGCCTGCTCGACAAGATGGTTGCTCCTGGCACAGAAGCCTTGGACGACGCCATTGCCCAGCTTGAGAACGGTTGCGAAAAAGATTTGACCCAGGATCATGCCCAGGCTTCTGGAGCGCCCAAGCTCAAGAAAGAAGAAGGCAATATTGACTTCAACATGCCGGCGCAAGTGATTCACGACCGCATCCGCGCGTTCAATCCCTGGCCGGGCGGCTATTCCAAGTTCGGCGGTCGCACGGTTTACCTGCGCAAAACCGACGTGGTTGGGGTGGGCGATTGCAAGTTGGCGTCGGGCGTTTCGGCGAACCTCCCTGTTGGTGCGGTTGCCTTCAAAGAGAATCGATTCTTTGTCGGCACGGGCGATGGTATTTTGGAGGTGGTTGAAATACAGGCCGAGGGTAAAAAGTCCATGCCTGTGGCCGATTTTATGCGTGGTATCCAAAAACGCGAGGGACTTGTATTTTGCTGA
- a CDS encoding CidA/LrgA family protein — MRVLQQLAIIFGICLVGDILHTHAGVPVPGNILGMIILLLLLCLKIVKVDQIKDVSDFFLKRLAFFFLPPSIGIMAAGDEVLSQWPLLLILCIALTIVTMAVTGWTVQLLSKNKEGK, encoded by the coding sequence ATGCGAGTTTTACAGCAACTAGCCATTATTTTTGGAATCTGCCTTGTGGGCGACATTTTGCACACCCATGCAGGCGTCCCCGTCCCAGGCAACATCCTTGGGATGATCATCCTCCTTTTGTTACTTTGTCTTAAAATTGTCAAAGTCGACCAGATCAAGGACGTGAGCGACTTCTTTTTAAAACGGCTGGCGTTCTTCTTTTTGCCGCCCAGCATCGGTATCATGGCCGCTGGCGACGAGGTCTTGAGCCAGTGGCCCCTGCTGTTGATCCTCTGTATAGCGCTCACCATCGTCACCATGGCGGTGACCGGCTGGACCGTGCAACTTTTGAGCAAGAACAAGGAGGGCAAATAA
- a CDS encoding LrgB family protein has product MQTPLFGILLSLIAFEIGVAIRKKWQNSLLNPLLIANVLIIGFLSITGVSLETYNLGGDYISFFLGPVTVVLAVPLYKQIQNLKKYWLPILTGIFVGSITSVLCVIGCSKLAGLSTTLMLSLVPKSITIPMGSVLSTQIGGVSSLTIIAITITGITGAVTAPMVCKFFKIKNPVAQGVATGTASHALGTSRAMEMGEVQGAMSSLSIGVAGIFTALVAPFIVPFFL; this is encoded by the coding sequence ATGCAAACGCCTCTCTTTGGAATCCTCCTTTCGCTCATCGCCTTCGAAATAGGTGTCGCCATCCGCAAAAAGTGGCAGAACTCTCTTTTGAACCCGCTCCTCATTGCAAACGTCCTCATCATCGGTTTTCTCAGCATTACCGGAGTGAGCCTTGAAACTTACAACCTCGGCGGCGACTACATTTCGTTTTTTCTCGGGCCTGTGACCGTCGTGCTCGCAGTCCCGCTCTACAAGCAAATACAGAACCTAAAAAAATACTGGCTCCCCATCCTCACCGGGATTTTTGTCGGGAGCATCACTTCGGTACTTTGTGTTATCGGTTGCAGCAAGCTGGCGGGATTGAGCACGACCCTGATGCTATCCCTGGTGCCCAAGTCCATCACCATCCCGATGGGCTCCGTACTGTCAACGCAAATCGGGGGCGTTTCGTCCCTCACCATCATCGCGATTACCATTACGGGAATCACGGGAGCCGTCACTGCCCCCATGGTTTGCAAGTTCTTTAAAATCAAGAATCCTGTTGCGCAGGGCGTCGCCACCGGGACAGCGAGTCACGCCCTCGGCACCAGCCGGGCCATGGAAATGGGCGAAGTCCAGGGCGCCATGAGTAGTCTTTCTATTGGCGTCGCCGGTATATTTACCGCCCTCGTCGCCCCGTTCATCGTTCCGTTCTTCCTATAA